The genome window GTTGCAGGCGGGCGTCGTCGACCCCATCACCCGCTTCCAGCGCAGCGCCGCCGCCCTGGAGCGACTTCTCTCAAACAAGCGGCCGCTGCTGGTCGCCGTCTTCCAGGACCAGCCGATGGAAGAGGTGAACGCGCTGTCGGCGCGGGCGGGCGCCGACCTTGTGCAGCTCAGCGGCAGCGAGCCGTGGGAATGGTGCTCGCTGGCCGAGCTGCCGGTCATCAAGGCCCTCGATGAGAAAGTGATCGACGCCGAGGACCCGTTCGCCGCCATGTTCAACGCGCAGGGAGTTGCCCTCTGCTCCCTCGATTGCAGCCACGGGCGCGGCAGGCGCGGCGACTGGGGCCTGGCGGCGGCGATCTCGCGGCGGATGCCGCTCGTGCTCGCCGGTGGGCTCACGCCGCTCAACGTCGCGGAGGCCGTGAGCTTTGTGCGTCCCTGGTGCGTCGACGTCAGCAGTGGCGTGGAGACAAACGGGCGGAAGGACGCGGCGAAGATGCGGGAGTTCGTTGCGGCGGCGAAGGGGGTAGCGGTAACGTGAACCACCCGCCCGACGAGGGAGGCTATTTCGGGGCCTTCGGCGGTAGGTTTGTGCCCGAGGTGCTGATGTCGCCGCTCGCAGAGCTGGAAGCGGCGTTTACCGACGCCTGGGCCGATCCCGCCTTTCGCGCCGAGCTCGATGACCTGCTGCGTCACTATGTCGGCAGGCCGACGCCGCTTTACTTCGCTGAGCGCCTTTCACAAGAAGCGGGCGGCGCCGCCATCTATCTCAAGCGGGAAGACCTCGCCCACACCGGCGCCCACAAGATAAACAACGCCCTTGCCCAGGGGCTCCTCTGCCGGCGGATGGGGAAGCCGCGCGTCGTCGCCGAGACGGGCGCCGGCCAGCATGGGGTCGCTGCCGCTACCGTCTGCGCCATGCTCGACCTCGAGTGCGTCGTCTACATGGGCGCGGAGGACGTGCGACGCCAGGCCCCGAACGTCTTCCGCATGCGGCTGCTGGGCGCGGAGGTTCGCGTCGTCGATAGCGGTACGCGCACGTTGAAGGACGCCATCAACGAGGCGATCCGCGACTGGGTGACAAACGTGGGGAACACGCACTATCTGCTGGGCAGCGTTGTGGGGCCGCACCCGTACCCGCTGATGGTGCGCGAGTTCCAGTCGATTGTGGGCCGCGAGACGCGCGAACAGGTGCTGGCGCAGGCCGGCCGCCTGCCCGATTATCTCGTCGCCTGCGTCGGCGGCGGCAGCAACGCCATCGGCCTGTTCCACCCCTTCTACGACGACGGTTCAGTGCGCTTTCTCGGCGTGGAGGCGGCGGGCCGCGGCCTCGAATCCGGCCTGCACGCGGCCAGTCTGCTGGCGGGCCGGCCGGGCGTCCTTCACGGTGCCCGCTCGTATCTGCTTCAGGACGCAGACGGGCAGGTGCTGGGCACGCACAGCGTTTCCGCGGGGCTCGATTATCCGGGCGTGGGCCCCGAACACAGCTCCTACAAGGAGTCGGAGCGGGCCGAGTACGTTGCCGCCACCGATGACGAAGCGCTGGAAGGGTTCCGGCTCCTCAGCGAAACGGAGGGGATCATACCCGCGCTGGAGCCGGCGCATGCCATCATCCATGCCGCGCGCCTGGCTTCGCGGTTGCCGGAAGACGCCGTCGTCGTCGTCTGTCTCTCCGGCCGCGGCGACAAGGACCTGGAGACGGTCGCGAACTGCCTCGATTTGCCGCCGCTCATTCAGGAGGGCGACGGTTAGCGACGCCGCCTACTTGTCGAGCCACATATCGTAGGTGAACAGCACCATGTTGGGCTCGACCTCCGCGTAGCCCTTCACGTAGTCCCACCGCGCCGTGAAGGCGTAGGGGGCGAAACAGCTCACGAACGGCCCGTGCCGGTCGAGCACCATGCGTGTCACCTGCAGCACCAGCTTCTGCCGCTCTTCGATGTCCGGCGTCTCCAGTATTTTGTCGAGCAGGGCATCGAGTTCAGGCTCGGGCAGATGTGTGGGCGGCTGGTTTCTGGTCCAGTTCTTGGTATGGAAGAACTGGAGAACGTATTGCTCGCTCGGGTAGGGTATCTGTTCGCGGCACATCAACTCGAAGTTCCCAGCAGACCGGTCCGCGTACCACGTGGCCGTTTCGACCGGCACCATGTTTATGGTGATGCCGGCCTCGCCCATCTGCTCCTTTATCATCGCCGCGAGGTCAGCGGGAGGGCCGGCGTAGAACTTTATGCTAAGGGTGAGGTCTTCGGCGCCCGCGGCCGACAGCAATTGCCGCGCCTTCGCGACGTCGCGCTTGTAGCGCTCCCGCAGCTCCTCCTGGGAAAGCGACCAGAACTCCAGACCCCAGGAGACGGGGCCGCAGACCTTGCCCTCGCCGAAGGCCAGCTTTTCGATCATGGCGTCGCGGTCGATGGAGCGCTCCAGGGCCTCGCGCACGCGTATGTCCTGGAGAACAGGCGCGGTGATCTCATGCATGAAGTACTGGAAGATCGTCATGCTCGGGTTCTTCACAAGAACGACCTTATTGCTCACGCTCGCCACGTCCTCGGCCTGTATTTTCGTGGGTGGGCCGTAGACGTCCATCTGTTGCGCCTTGAAGGCTGCCCTCAGGCTGGAGTCGTCGCCTATGATCCTCCAGGCCATGCCGTCGAGATAGGGGATCCCCTCGCGGAAGTAGATCGGGTTGCGCACCATTTCCATCGTCTCGCCTCGCGAGAGGCTCTCCACCTGGAAGGGGCCGGAGCCGAGGCCGTGCGACGCGAGGTCGCCGAACTGTTCCACCGCTTCTCTCGGCACGATGGCTGTGCGGTGTCCGCCGAACTCCGCCATGGTGTAGGCGTAGGGGCCGGTAAGCTTCACTTCGATGGTGTACGGGTCGGGCGCCGATTTGCTGGCGATCCCCGTCTTCCAGAAGGGGGTCGCACCCGCCGCCATGGAGCCGATACGGTCAAAGCTGTAGAGGACGTCGTCGGCGACAAGCTCGCGGCCGTTTACGGGCGGCAGGTCCTGGAAGCGGATGCCCTTGTGGAGCTTGAAGATGTATGTGAGGTCGTCGGGCTGCTCCATCGACTCGGCGTGATCGAAGATGATTGTGGGCGGGCCCTTAAGGTGATATATCTCGTGCATCAGATAGCCGTAGATGTACGGCGCAAAGGCAAGTCCCAGCGTCACGTCGGCGTGAGGGTCGATGCTGAGAGCGGGGAAGGTGCTGCCGAGGCGCAGCGTCCCGCCTCGCTTGGGGGCGCCGACAGTGGGCGTCACTTCGGACGGCGCCCCGTCCTCGTCGCCGCAGCGAAGGGCGACAAGCCCGGCGGCTCCGGCCGCTCCCGCGAGGAAAGACCGTCGTGACAAACGCATCATGGAAATGGCCTCCATCTAGACTTTCTTCGAACAGAGATCATCAGTTTCACTTGTCCAGCCACATATCGTACGTGTAGGCGATCATTCCCGGCTCCACGTCCTCATATCCCCGCACGTAGTTCCAGCGGGCCGTAAAGGCGTATGGTGAATAGAGATAGAGGAACGGACCGTGGCGATCCAGTATCTTGCGTGTCACCTCATGCGCCACCTTCTGCCGCTCGTAGATGTCCACCGTCACCAGTATCTTGTCCAGCAGGGCATCAATCTCCGGATCGGGCAGATGGACAGGGTTGGATTTCCGGGTCCAGTTCCTCGTGTGGTTGAATTGGAGCGGCAGGTGCTCGTTGCCGTAGGGGAGCCCGCCGCCGACCATCAGTTCGAAGTTCTGGCTCATGAGGTCGGCGACCCAGGCGCCGAGCTCCATCGGCACGAGGTTGATCGTGATGCCCGCCTCGGCCATCTGCTCCTTGATGACTGCGGCGAGATCAACATCGGAGCCGGAGGAGACGAATTTCAGGCTGAGGGTGAGGTCGCTGACGCCGGCGGCTGAAAGTAGCTGACGAGCTTTCGAAACGTCGTGCTTGTAGTGCTCTCGCAGCTCCTCCTGCGGAAGCGACCAGAACTCCAGGCCCCAGGACATCGGCCCGCTGACCTTGCCTTCGCCGAAGCATAGCCTCTCGATTATCATGTCGCGGTCGAGGGAGAGGTCCAGCGCCTCGCGGACGCGTATATCCTGGAGCGCC of Dehalococcoidia bacterium contains these proteins:
- the trpB gene encoding tryptophan synthase subunit beta — protein: MNHPPDEGGYFGAFGGRFVPEVLMSPLAELEAAFTDAWADPAFRAELDDLLRHYVGRPTPLYFAERLSQEAGGAAIYLKREDLAHTGAHKINNALAQGLLCRRMGKPRVVAETGAGQHGVAAATVCAMLDLECVVYMGAEDVRRQAPNVFRMRLLGAEVRVVDSGTRTLKDAINEAIRDWVTNVGNTHYLLGSVVGPHPYPLMVREFQSIVGRETREQVLAQAGRLPDYLVACVGGGSNAIGLFHPFYDDGSVRFLGVEAAGRGLESGLHAASLLAGRPGVLHGARSYLLQDADGQVLGTHSVSAGLDYPGVGPEHSSYKESERAEYVAATDDEALEGFRLLSETEGIIPALEPAHAIIHAARLASRLPEDAVVVVCLSGRGDKDLETVANCLDLPPLIQEGDG
- a CDS encoding phosphoribosylanthranilate isomerase, whose translation is MTRVKICGCTSVEDAVAAAEAGADFVGVVFAPSRRRVSVETARRISEALGGAVEGSAGQVLQAGVVDPITRFQRSAAALERLLSNKRPLLVAVFQDQPMEEVNALSARAGADLVQLSGSEPWEWCSLAELPVIKALDEKVIDAEDPFAAMFNAQGVALCSLDCSHGRGRRGDWGLAAAISRRMPLVLAGGLTPLNVAEAVSFVRPWCVDVSSGVETNGRKDAAKMREFVAAAKGVAVT
- a CDS encoding ABC transporter substrate-binding protein, which translates into the protein MEAISMMRLSRRSFLAGAAGAAGLVALRCGDEDGAPSEVTPTVGAPKRGGTLRLGSTFPALSIDPHADVTLGLAFAPYIYGYLMHEIYHLKGPPTIIFDHAESMEQPDDLTYIFKLHKGIRFQDLPPVNGRELVADDVLYSFDRIGSMAAGATPFWKTGIASKSAPDPYTIEVKLTGPYAYTMAEFGGHRTAIVPREAVEQFGDLASHGLGSGPFQVESLSRGETMEMVRNPIYFREGIPYLDGMAWRIIGDDSSLRAAFKAQQMDVYGPPTKIQAEDVASVSNKVVLVKNPSMTIFQYFMHEITAPVLQDIRVREALERSIDRDAMIEKLAFGEGKVCGPVSWGLEFWSLSQEELRERYKRDVAKARQLLSAAGAEDLTLSIKFYAGPPADLAAMIKEQMGEAGITINMVPVETATWYADRSAGNFELMCREQIPYPSEQYVLQFFHTKNWTRNQPPTHLPEPELDALLDKILETPDIEERQKLVLQVTRMVLDRHGPFVSCFAPYAFTARWDYVKGYAEVEPNMVLFTYDMWLDK